A section of the Leptospira kobayashii genome encodes:
- a CDS encoding toxin-antitoxin system YwqK family antitoxin — MEIKDPYPIRSFLTLIGVLAVLHLLYCRDNLSIDSKDPNITLFQGRIFYKAQPFDGVIRQDLPALDEIQTTHFKLGLEDGEFISKNNAGQLLEQRYFKEGQKQGIHRSWFPNGNNKQYSEFKDGNYINDRWEWYDNGKPSLYEKFDQNSKLIVTKKWNRNGQIYMNIVFTDNGSSAGMPGSKICEPIKKQDKRNLN; from the coding sequence ATGGAAATAAAGGATCCGTATCCAATTAGATCGTTCTTAACTCTAATCGGTGTTTTGGCAGTATTGCATTTGTTATACTGCCGAGACAACCTGTCTATTGATTCAAAAGATCCGAACATTACCTTATTCCAGGGTAGAATTTTTTATAAAGCGCAACCTTTTGACGGAGTGATCAGACAGGATCTCCCCGCTTTGGACGAAATTCAAACCACTCATTTCAAACTCGGGCTGGAAGACGGAGAGTTTATTTCTAAGAATAATGCCGGACAACTCTTGGAGCAAAGATATTTCAAAGAGGGCCAAAAACAAGGGATTCATCGATCTTGGTTTCCCAATGGGAATAATAAACAATATTCCGAGTTCAAAGACGGAAACTATATCAATGATCGTTGGGAATGGTATGATAATGGAAAACCTTCCCTTTATGAAAAATTCGATCAGAACAGCAAATTGATTGTCACCAAAAAGTGGAATCGCAACGGGCAAATCTATATGAATATAGTTTTTACGGATAACGGTAGTTCTGCGGGGATGCCTGGAAGTAAAATTTGCGAGCCCATAAAAAAACAAGATAAGAGGAATCTCAATTGA
- a CDS encoding YHYH protein: MNRTIIIMLLVGLAFGTCKKKEKEDNSSLLALAYVANSSGTCNGSAATTGVTVSNSTATLDASTGCVTGVTTCMDAALPSWIKDNFKCATGYVSGSNYVFKSQNVPNTKSSYYGTSSPLYEARTTTGPNPNTTSSQKLVYTIPSAPSKGTGTVSTQGGLVSIGITVNGLAIFNNAAAPPDTLAVEALTFDNYGGHPQNTGLYHHHAGASKITNNDANLVGIILDGYAIYGKKCDNATTTTTDDFTPSDLDSLHGHTTKTTHFTTATYHYHLTYDSTATIDTLMGSFFYGNKGSVSN, translated from the coding sequence ATGAATCGTACGATCATTATAATGTTACTTGTTGGTTTGGCATTCGGAACCTGTAAAAAAAAGGAAAAAGAAGATAATTCTTCGCTCCTTGCTCTAGCTTATGTAGCAAATAGTTCGGGTACTTGCAACGGCTCGGCTGCGACAACTGGTGTGACCGTTTCTAATAGCACTGCCACTTTGGATGCTTCGACCGGTTGCGTGACAGGTGTAACAACCTGTATGGATGCTGCACTTCCTTCCTGGATCAAAGATAATTTCAAATGTGCCACCGGTTATGTTTCCGGTTCCAATTATGTTTTTAAATCTCAAAACGTCCCCAATACAAAGAGTTCGTATTACGGTACATCTTCTCCATTGTACGAAGCAAGAACGACTACAGGCCCAAACCCGAACACAACTTCTTCGCAAAAACTCGTATATACAATTCCATCTGCTCCTTCGAAAGGAACCGGTACAGTTAGTACACAAGGTGGTTTGGTTTCCATCGGTATTACTGTGAACGGACTTGCCATTTTTAATAATGCTGCGGCTCCGCCGGATACTTTGGCTGTAGAAGCATTGACTTTCGACAACTACGGTGGCCATCCTCAGAATACCGGTCTTTATCATCACCACGCCGGAGCTTCCAAGATTACAAATAATGATGCGAATCTAGTGGGAATCATTTTGGACGGATATGCTATCTACGGTAAAAAATGTGATAATGCTACAACTACGACAACAGACGATTTTACTCCGAGTGATTTGGATTCTTTACACGGTCATACTACGAAAACAACTCACTTTACAACAGCCACTTACCATTACCATTTAACATATGATAGTACGGCAACCATAGATACTCTTATGGGTTCATTCTTTTATGGAAATAAAGGATCCGTATCCAATTAG
- a CDS encoding helix-turn-helix domain-containing protein: protein MSNPIIESIQFNWLKAIICLAILIVLYHAISGFINGQSERFSGLFLPPIRGYDILVFTILFSVFGVRQSMIHSAWLLGQSFSFPAAVKKRKYEKSGLEIEKLKNYVHAVKDCMDVRKPYLASEFSLDELADQLNLPRAHITQALNEVLGTNFYYFVNEYRIREFIVLLESSGEEKPNFLNLAFQVGFNSKSTFNDSFKRITGSTPSLYFSEKNKKNES from the coding sequence ATGTCAAATCCTATCATTGAATCGATACAATTCAATTGGTTAAAAGCAATCATCTGTCTTGCCATATTGATTGTTTTATACCATGCGATCTCAGGTTTCATAAACGGACAATCTGAACGGTTTTCCGGTTTGTTTTTACCTCCCATTCGTGGCTATGATATACTGGTATTTACGATTCTTTTTTCCGTGTTCGGAGTGCGCCAAAGCATGATCCATTCCGCTTGGCTTCTCGGGCAAAGTTTTTCGTTTCCTGCAGCTGTTAAAAAAAGGAAATACGAAAAGTCCGGATTGGAAATTGAAAAGCTGAAAAACTATGTCCATGCAGTGAAAGATTGTATGGATGTAAGAAAACCCTATCTAGCCAGCGAGTTTTCTTTGGATGAGTTGGCGGATCAGTTGAATCTTCCCAGAGCACATATCACCCAGGCATTGAACGAAGTTCTGGGAACGAACTTTTATTATTTTGTAAATGAATACAGGATTCGTGAATTCATCGTGTTATTGGAGTCTTCGGGAGAAGAAAAACCGAACTTTCTGAACTTGGCTTTTCAGGTTGGTTTTAATTCGAAATCCACTTTTAATGATTCCTTTAAGAGGATCACCGGAAGCACTCCTTCCCTTTATTTTTCAGAAAAAAACAAAAAAAATGAGTCTTAG
- a CDS encoding aldo/keto reductase: MGNLKQINLGKGGPLVSSFGLGCMGMSDFYGNKDTRDDKESIATIHAALEAGISFFNTGDFYGMGHNELLLREAIKGKREKFFISVKFGALRSHNGQFLGYDLRPQAVKNFVSYSLQRLGTDYIDLYQPSRPDPEVPVEDTVGAISELIQEGKVRYLGLSESGEEVIRRAHKVHPVSALEIEYSLATRVAEKKILPTTRELGISLVAYGALSRGLLSGTITGNLAPGDFRSFSPRFSSENLTKNNLLVEELKKIADGRGATPSQIALAWVANQGEDILTLIGTSKRTRLAENLKATEIQLSDEEKSRLNEIFHENAVLGERYPSQGMAHVVS; the protein is encoded by the coding sequence ATGGGAAATTTAAAACAAATCAATTTGGGAAAAGGCGGGCCGCTGGTTTCCTCATTCGGACTAGGTTGTATGGGAATGTCCGATTTTTACGGAAATAAAGACACCCGCGATGATAAGGAAAGCATCGCTACGATTCATGCCGCATTGGAAGCAGGGATCAGTTTTTTCAATACTGGTGATTTTTACGGAATGGGGCACAACGAACTTTTGTTACGTGAAGCTATCAAGGGAAAAAGGGAAAAGTTTTTTATCAGTGTCAAATTCGGAGCCCTTCGTTCTCATAACGGCCAATTCCTAGGTTATGATCTAAGGCCTCAAGCAGTGAAAAACTTTGTCAGTTATTCATTGCAAAGATTGGGAACGGATTATATCGATTTGTACCAACCTTCTCGGCCTGATCCTGAGGTTCCCGTGGAAGATACTGTTGGTGCAATTTCGGAACTCATCCAAGAGGGAAAGGTTCGTTATTTGGGTCTTTCTGAATCAGGAGAAGAAGTAATTCGAAGAGCGCACAAAGTGCATCCTGTTTCCGCTTTGGAAATCGAATACTCTCTTGCAACCCGAGTTGCCGAGAAAAAAATTCTGCCTACAACGAGGGAGTTGGGAATCAGTCTTGTTGCTTACGGTGCTTTATCGAGGGGACTTCTTTCCGGAACCATCACAGGAAATTTAGCACCGGGAGACTTTCGCTCCTTTTCTCCCAGATTCTCCAGCGAGAACCTAACTAAGAATAACCTTCTTGTGGAAGAATTGAAAAAAATCGCAGATGGAAGAGGAGCAACTCCTTCTCAAATTGCACTTGCTTGGGTGGCAAACCAAGGTGAGGACATTCTCACATTGATTGGAACTTCCAAGAGAACTAGGCTTGCCGAAAATCTGAAAGCAACGGAAATCCAATTGAGTGATGAGGAAAAATCCCGCTTGAATGAGATTTTTCATGAAAACGCAGTTTTAGGAGAAAGATATCCTTCACAAGGAATGGCCCATGTAGTAAGTTGA
- a CDS encoding DUF1569 domain-containing protein, whose product MKRSKFLKNLAGTTSILLLPAYVRSESVVMTDTDFMEKANSLKSLKETKEFLTTLIPSEPLLVISGGWSLGKVFSHCAQSIEYSMNGFPEMKPAVFRGTVGKLAFSIFSLREKMSHGLEDPIPGAADLENTIEYKLGLNRLLQSIDLFQKLESSQLKPHFAYGELDKEEFDLAHTLHIKNHFEKIVKKIS is encoded by the coding sequence TTGAAACGATCCAAGTTTTTAAAAAATCTTGCCGGTACTACTTCCATTCTGCTGTTACCGGCTTACGTGCGTTCGGAGTCCGTCGTTATGACTGATACTGATTTTATGGAAAAAGCAAATTCACTGAAATCATTGAAGGAAACAAAAGAGTTTTTGACTACATTGATTCCTTCCGAACCTTTATTGGTTATTTCAGGTGGATGGTCTTTGGGAAAGGTGTTTTCCCATTGTGCTCAAAGTATCGAATATTCTATGAATGGTTTTCCCGAAATGAAACCCGCAGTGTTCCGCGGAACTGTCGGCAAACTCGCTTTTTCTATTTTTTCCCTGAGGGAAAAGATGAGTCATGGGTTGGAAGATCCCATCCCTGGCGCTGCCGATTTGGAAAACACAATCGAGTACAAGCTGGGACTGAACCGGTTATTGCAAAGTATCGATCTCTTTCAGAAACTGGAATCTTCCCAATTGAAACCTCATTTTGCTTACGGAGAGTTGGATAAAGAAGAATTCGATCTGGCACATACTCTTCACATCAAAAATCATTTTGAGAAAATAGTAAAGAAGATCAGCTAA
- a CDS encoding hybrid sensor histidine kinase/response regulator, which produces MYFRTLIKFILPLSLLLAFGSCSPVVTPSAELGVLDLSLWDFQESVDLKGDWEFYWQDFLEPTEEKPDRVRYVSSPKSWTSLEEFGNPLPSFGFATYRLTVILPEEKEDLVLSLPGIYTSYKLFLNGEFVHEGGVMGSNPESSSPSLKSALIPVKNINKILKIQIQVANFYDRNAGIHDLISIGRPASIYSRIMSERVLNWVISAILFFLSLYHILIYFARKTELASLCLAIVFLGVIYTRIGLAEQKILFDLFSDSWCLTFIRAGRVSFALIVAGCSGVIYYLFGTKNDKWALWTGLIYGFVASAVAIFLPIRTFWGINKYFSFFSLGLIFTAVIFVFRSVIQGKKNSIPFLFSLILPSVTITLEVLGTFNFINPIPYIGLYTLFFFFTPQTYILTRSFIQVFKREEEISRTLFRSNEDLEHKVKERTSELEKANRWKANFISLLSHDLRSPLVGVSQILDLMKHNIDSMEKVEKHRIVDLCKDGIQNSLRMIKQLLDVSRFDSDGIRLHPIVFSVKDLLEDIIKTLQPITSLKDVNIELNLTKDNFIIGDRILLEEVFKNIITNSIKFSFKGSKIEIFEKSYNGWISIEVVDHGMGMDADQIYQITAEGQPKSRAGTEGELGTGLGLKLSQTILEAHFGKLKIKSEIGKGSKFEILLSDTLKSILLVDDSDQFRNELAEELRRKKWIVIEAKNGEDALDHLTRITPNVIVTDKHMPIMDGISFVHEWEAVKEDRDIPIILISSDAPLSGGKKFLQEEGLEEIVPYYFSKLLRREELVETILSVLK; this is translated from the coding sequence TTGTATTTTCGCACATTAATAAAATTTATTCTTCCGCTTAGTTTGTTATTGGCTTTCGGATCTTGTAGTCCGGTTGTAACTCCTTCCGCCGAGTTAGGTGTTTTGGATTTAAGCCTTTGGGATTTTCAGGAAAGTGTAGATTTAAAAGGCGACTGGGAATTTTATTGGCAGGATTTTTTGGAACCTACCGAAGAAAAACCCGATCGTGTTCGTTATGTTTCTTCTCCCAAATCCTGGACTAGCCTGGAAGAATTCGGTAATCCTCTGCCTAGTTTTGGTTTCGCAACTTACCGCCTAACTGTTATTTTGCCTGAGGAAAAGGAGGATTTGGTTCTTTCTCTTCCGGGCATATATACAAGTTACAAACTTTTTTTAAACGGTGAGTTTGTCCATGAAGGGGGAGTCATGGGGTCCAATCCTGAAAGCAGTTCACCTTCTCTAAAATCAGCATTGATTCCCGTTAAGAATATAAATAAGATTTTAAAGATTCAGATTCAAGTTGCGAATTTTTATGATAGGAACGCAGGCATTCATGATTTAATCAGTATCGGCAGACCCGCATCCATTTATTCCCGCATAATGAGTGAAAGAGTTTTGAATTGGGTTATTTCGGCCATACTGTTCTTTTTAAGTTTATATCATATACTGATTTACTTTGCCCGCAAAACGGAACTTGCTTCTTTATGCCTTGCGATTGTTTTTTTAGGAGTGATCTATACGCGGATCGGTCTTGCGGAACAAAAAATTCTATTCGATCTTTTTTCCGACTCTTGGTGTCTTACCTTCATTCGGGCAGGGCGCGTCAGTTTTGCATTGATTGTTGCAGGATGCAGCGGAGTGATCTATTATCTGTTCGGAACTAAAAACGACAAATGGGCATTATGGACAGGGCTTATTTACGGCTTTGTTGCGAGTGCAGTTGCCATCTTTTTACCGATTCGAACCTTTTGGGGTATAAATAAGTATTTTTCTTTTTTCAGTTTGGGTTTGATATTCACTGCGGTCATTTTTGTATTTCGCTCCGTCATACAAGGCAAGAAGAATAGTATCCCTTTTCTATTCAGTTTGATCCTTCCCTCCGTTACAATTACCTTGGAAGTGTTAGGGACATTTAATTTTATCAATCCTATTCCCTATATCGGACTTTATACTCTTTTCTTTTTCTTCACTCCTCAGACGTACATTCTGACCCGTTCCTTCATTCAGGTATTTAAACGGGAAGAAGAAATTTCACGAACCCTATTTCGAAGTAATGAAGATTTGGAGCATAAGGTTAAAGAAAGAACTTCCGAATTGGAAAAAGCAAACCGTTGGAAAGCAAATTTCATTTCATTACTATCGCATGACTTGCGTTCACCTCTGGTGGGAGTGAGTCAGATATTGGATCTGATGAAACATAATATCGACTCTATGGAAAAGGTGGAAAAACATAGGATTGTTGATTTATGCAAAGACGGGATTCAAAATTCGCTTAGGATGATCAAGCAATTACTCGATGTTAGTCGATTCGATTCCGACGGGATTCGATTGCATCCGATTGTTTTTTCCGTAAAAGATCTCCTGGAAGATATCATCAAAACTTTGCAGCCGATCACTTCTCTCAAGGACGTAAATATTGAGCTCAATCTGACAAAGGATAATTTTATCATCGGGGATCGTATCTTATTGGAAGAGGTGTTTAAAAATATCATTACCAATTCCATCAAGTTTTCCTTTAAGGGTTCGAAAATCGAAATCTTTGAGAAGTCATATAACGGGTGGATTTCCATTGAAGTTGTTGATCACGGAATGGGAATGGATGCCGACCAAATATATCAGATTACTGCGGAAGGTCAGCCGAAAAGTAGAGCAGGCACAGAGGGGGAGTTGGGTACAGGGCTCGGTTTAAAATTATCTCAAACCATTTTGGAAGCCCATTTTGGAAAACTGAAAATCAAGAGTGAAATAGGAAAAGGTTCCAAATTCGAAATTTTATTATCGGACACCTTAAAATCAATACTTCTTGTAGATGATTCGGATCAGTTTAGAAACGAACTTGCGGAAGAGTTAAGGCGTAAAAAGTGGATCGTCATCGAAGCAAAAAACGGAGAAGATGCCCTCGATCATTTAACTAGAATTACACCCAATGTCATCGTAACGGATAAACATATGCCGATTATGGACGGGATTTCTTTTGTCCATGAATGGGAGGCTGTCAAGGAAGATAGGGATATACCTATCATTCTGATCAGCTCCGATGCTCCTTTATCAGGAGGGAAAAAATTTTTGCAAGAAGAAGGTTTGGAAGAAATTGTGCCTTATTATTTTTCCAAATTGCTCCGACGGGAAGAGCTTGTGGAAACGATCTTATCTGTTTTGAAATAA
- a CDS encoding TerC family protein, with protein MIETLTDPSLWAALLTLTALEIVLGIDNIIFISILSSRLPKQKQKKARQIGLLLAMVTRILLLFSLSLIMKLTSPLFTIFSHEISGRDLILIVGGLFLMAKSVTEIHHKLEGDPESMEGNSKKTTFTKVIVQIMILDIVFSLDSVITAVGMTDQLGVMIAAVVLSVGFMLMSSGSISDFVDSHPTIKILALSFLILIGLALFGEGWELHIPKGYIYFAMAFSVIVELLNMKLRKPDEKPVVLKGKFD; from the coding sequence ATGATAGAAACATTAACTGACCCTTCCCTTTGGGCGGCCCTTCTCACCCTAACGGCACTTGAAATCGTTTTAGGAATCGACAATATTATTTTTATTTCGATCCTATCTTCCCGTTTGCCAAAGCAAAAACAAAAGAAAGCCAGACAAATCGGACTTCTCCTAGCAATGGTTACACGAATCTTGTTGTTATTTTCGCTGTCATTGATTATGAAATTAACCTCACCGTTATTTACCATATTTAGTCACGAAATCAGCGGAAGAGATCTGATTTTGATTGTGGGCGGACTCTTTCTGATGGCGAAATCCGTCACGGAGATTCACCACAAACTGGAAGGTGATCCTGAATCCATGGAAGGAAATTCCAAAAAAACCACTTTCACAAAGGTAATCGTTCAAATTATGATTTTGGACATTGTATTTTCTTTGGATTCTGTGATCACTGCCGTAGGAATGACGGACCAATTAGGAGTGATGATCGCAGCCGTAGTTTTATCCGTCGGGTTTATGTTGATGTCCAGTGGAAGCATTTCCGATTTTGTGGATAGCCATCCTACCATCAAGATCCTTGCTTTAAGTTTTTTAATTTTGATCGGCTTGGCATTATTCGGCGAAGGTTGGGAATTGCACATTCCGAAAGGGTATATTTATTTCGCTATGGCTTTTTCCGTCATTGTAGAACTTTTAAATATGAAACTTCGTAAGCCGGACGAAAAGCCGGTGGTATTAAAAGGTAAATTCGATTGA
- a CDS encoding SCO family protein, with protein MIGKFFYPTSILFILFFLLSCKEQKPNFYPELTFSSVPQEGILPYFKGRTMDPYWREDGKDLPSDLKKIPEFSLRSHEGKNFTLHDLKNKYTLVTFFYAKCTGICPLITRSMLNFLPKIDNQTDVHVVSISVNPEIDTIGELKKFRGLYRITGDNWTFLTGSKDTIYDMARNQFSADVKVIQGQNNLNDFVHTENVYLLDKDQYLRGMYRAKGSGDLERLLIELKTLKEEENIKKSKG; from the coding sequence TTGATCGGGAAGTTTTTTTATCCAACTTCGATATTATTCATATTATTTTTTCTTCTATCCTGCAAAGAGCAAAAACCGAATTTTTATCCCGAACTTACATTTTCATCCGTTCCTCAGGAAGGGATATTGCCATACTTTAAAGGAAGAACAATGGATCCTTATTGGCGGGAAGATGGAAAAGATTTACCGTCGGATTTGAAAAAAATTCCTGAATTTTCACTTCGTTCCCATGAGGGTAAGAATTTCACACTTCATGATCTCAAAAACAAATACACACTTGTCACTTTTTTTTATGCAAAATGCACAGGCATTTGCCCTTTGATCACCAGAAGTATGTTGAATTTTTTACCAAAGATTGATAACCAAACAGACGTTCATGTTGTTTCGATTTCCGTAAATCCAGAGATTGATACGATAGGGGAATTGAAAAAGTTTCGCGGTTTGTATAGGATAACAGGAGATAATTGGACTTTTCTTACTGGTTCGAAGGATACGATTTACGATATGGCGAGAAATCAATTCAGTGCGGACGTGAAAGTCATCCAAGGGCAAAACAATCTGAATGATTTCGTACATACGGAAAATGTATACTTACTAGATAAAGATCAGTATCTAAGAGGAATGTACAGAGCCAAAGGATCAGGTGATTTGGAAAGATTGCTGATTGAATTGAAGACGTTGAAAGAAGAAGAGAACATCAAAAAAAGCAAAGGATGA
- the loa22 gene encoding OmpA family outer membrane lipoprotein Loa22, with protein MKKGIFNLLLIAGISLAISNCSSTEPKQEPQADTSTSSNTSNTVSSRDLNLVALDEINTALKDYRYPDGVRRRGFSYKQADVQKEDFNTWAKDNVSYIKEALNKLPAEYLLQIIGHADASGPEEAEGAKKGNGYYSQIRADAVKDALVKQGIPAERITTKASGSTAPISGFSETDGINRRVTFQVVTK; from the coding sequence ATGAAAAAAGGAATTTTTAATCTTCTCCTCATCGCTGGTATTTCGCTCGCTATTTCCAATTGTTCTTCTACAGAACCAAAGCAAGAACCACAAGCAGATACGTCCACTTCATCCAATACTTCAAACACTGTCTCTTCACGCGACTTGAATTTGGTAGCTTTGGACGAAATCAACACGGCACTGAAGGATTATCGTTATCCGGATGGAGTTCGTAGAAGAGGATTTAGCTACAAACAAGCTGACGTTCAAAAAGAAGACTTCAACACTTGGGCAAAAGACAACGTTTCTTATATCAAAGAAGCTTTGAACAAACTTCCTGCAGAGTATCTTTTGCAAATTATCGGGCATGCTGACGCATCCGGTCCGGAAGAAGCAGAAGGCGCTAAAAAAGGTAACGGATATTATTCTCAAATTCGTGCCGATGCAGTAAAAGATGCACTTGTAAAACAAGGAATTCCTGCTGAAAGAATCACTACGAAAGCATCCGGTTCTACCGCTCCTATTTCCGGTTTTTCTGAAACAGACGGAATCAACCGCCGAGTTACTTTCCAAGTAGTTACTAAGTAA
- a CDS encoding RluA family pseudouridine synthase codes for MQIFVTVSEEYNQSRLDIFLKDNAGDDLSRSTVQKWIDSGFVKNSENPEKPLKNGHKVSTEEKYLIEIPPKPPSRLEPVQMDIPVLYEEEEFMVIHKKAGIPCHSGPGDDSPSLVNGLLYQFQNLSSVGGDRRPGIVHRLDKPTEGVLVIAKSDRAHAALSKMFQERMVKKSYYAWVLQSPVEGKGTINLPIGRHPVERIKMCVREDGRAAVTHYKTEKIIQTHTGRKYSFLSLDLETGRTHQIRVHLQKSGCPVVGDSLYSRSAKEYAQYGLLLFSKKIEFPHPFQADKTVTVELDFPERFKTFERKCVSY; via the coding sequence ATGCAAATATTTGTTACTGTTTCCGAAGAATACAATCAATCTCGCCTGGATATTTTCCTAAAAGACAATGCAGGTGATGATTTGTCCCGATCCACGGTACAAAAATGGATCGATTCCGGATTTGTTAAGAATTCGGAAAACCCGGAGAAGCCTCTCAAAAACGGACATAAAGTCTCCACCGAAGAAAAATACTTAATTGAAATTCCTCCCAAACCTCCTTCTCGTTTGGAGCCAGTGCAAATGGACATTCCTGTTTTGTACGAGGAAGAAGAGTTTATGGTGATCCATAAAAAAGCGGGCATTCCTTGTCATAGCGGGCCGGGTGACGACTCCCCTTCGCTTGTGAACGGACTGCTGTATCAATTTCAAAACTTATCCAGTGTGGGTGGAGACAGAAGACCGGGAATTGTACATCGTTTGGACAAACCTACGGAAGGCGTGCTTGTCATTGCAAAATCGGACAGAGCACACGCTGCGCTTTCCAAAATGTTCCAAGAAAGAATGGTCAAAAAAAGTTACTATGCTTGGGTTTTGCAATCGCCTGTGGAAGGAAAAGGTACGATCAATCTACCGATCGGACGCCATCCCGTGGAAAGAATCAAGATGTGCGTCAGAGAAGACGGAAGAGCCGCAGTCACTCATTATAAAACGGAAAAAATAATACAAACCCATACCGGACGAAAGTATTCCTTTTTGTCTTTGGATTTGGAAACAGGGCGCACCCACCAAATTCGTGTTCATTTACAAAAATCGGGCTGCCCTGTTGTAGGCGATAGTTTGTATTCCAGATCCGCAAAAGAATATGCACAATACGGATTGTTGTTATTTTCCAAAAAGATCGAATTTCCTCATCCGTTTCAGGCGGATAAGACGGTGACTGTGGAATTGGATTTTCCCGAAAGATTCAAAACTTTCGAAAGAAAATGTGTTAGTTATTAA
- a CDS encoding bifunctional helix-turn-helix transcriptional regulator/GNAT family N-acetyltransferase produces MQTYVDKVREFNRYYTNALGLLNAHFLNSKYSLTEARILYEIGSTDLCTASSLVQLFSIDKGYLSRTLKQLERNGMIIRKKSKEDTRVLMLTLSKKGKQELAELNNVSNAQIANLMKRASAFEISELVSAMDTIRQTLSGKEASFSIRESKAGDLGYIIHRHALLYEAEYEFNDTFEHYVINGISDFLKNRSDLDKVWVAESNDRIIGAIGIIHSENKSAQLRWFYSEPSYRNLGVGKKLLTTAIEYSRQHFSQLSLWTLSHLEAARNLYDRFNFILTDSKQNDIWKPGLIEERWELKL; encoded by the coding sequence ATGCAAACATACGTCGACAAGGTTCGGGAATTCAACAGGTATTACACAAATGCTTTGGGACTTCTAAATGCTCATTTTCTTAATAGTAAATATTCTTTAACGGAAGCACGCATCTTGTATGAGATCGGTAGTACGGATTTATGCACTGCAAGTAGTTTGGTTCAACTTTTCAGTATTGATAAAGGGTATCTGAGCAGAACCTTAAAACAATTGGAAAGAAACGGGATGATCATCCGTAAAAAAAGCAAAGAGGACACACGAGTTTTAATGCTTACCTTGAGCAAAAAAGGAAAACAAGAACTTGCCGAATTAAATAATGTATCGAATGCACAAATTGCAAACCTTATGAAACGGGCGTCGGCTTTTGAAATAAGCGAGTTGGTTTCGGCAATGGATACGATACGGCAAACTTTATCGGGAAAGGAAGCATCATTTTCAATACGGGAAAGCAAAGCGGGTGATTTGGGATATATCATTCATAGACACGCATTATTGTATGAAGCGGAATATGAATTTAATGATACATTCGAACATTATGTAATCAATGGGATTTCCGATTTTTTGAAAAATCGATCCGACTTGGATAAAGTTTGGGTAGCAGAAAGCAATGATCGGATTATAGGAGCAATCGGTATCATACATTCGGAAAATAAATCAGCACAATTGCGTTGGTTTTATTCGGAACCATCCTATCGAAACTTAGGTGTGGGTAAAAAACTACTTACTACCGCTATCGAATACAGTCGGCAGCACTTTTCCCAATTGTCTTTGTGGACTCTCAGTCACTTGGAGGCGGCACGCAATTTATATGATCGTTTTAATTTTATCCTCACGGATTCGAAACAGAATGATATATGGAAACCGGGACTCATAGAAGAAAGGTGGGAACTCAAATTATAA